The following are encoded in a window of Pseudomonas sp. JQ170C genomic DNA:
- a CDS encoding MBOAT family O-acyltransferase: MVFSSNVFLFLFLPIFLGLYYLVGTRYRNLLLLVASYIFYAWWRIDFLALFAVVTVFNYWIGLRIGAAGVRTKTAQKWLLLGVAVDLCVLGYFKYANFGVDSLNAIITSFGMEPFVLTHILLPIGISFYIFESISYIIDVYRGDTPATRNLIDFAAFVAIFPHLIAGPVLRFRDLVDQFNHRTHTVDKFAEGCTRFMQGFIKKVFIADSIAPIADHCFALSDPSMGDAWLGALAYTAQLYFDFSGYSDMAIGLGLMMGFRFIENFNQPYISQSITEFWRRWHISLSTWLRDYLYISLGGNRGTTFQTYRNLFLTMLLGGLWHGANFTYILWGAWHGAWLAIERALGVDAAPRVLYPLKWAFTFLLVVIGWVIFRAENLDVAWRMYAAMFSFADWQLSELLRAQLTSLQIATLVLAYVVLAIFGIRQFHAQPLAGAPKASIREDHDGIAINANGSAAVARLRIGAVAFHTAVLLLFTVSVLKLSAQSFSPFLYFQF, from the coding sequence GTGGTCTTTTCTTCCAACGTGTTCCTGTTCCTGTTCCTGCCGATTTTCCTCGGCTTGTACTACCTGGTCGGGACGCGCTATCGAAACCTGCTGTTGCTGGTCGCTAGCTACATCTTCTATGCCTGGTGGCGCATCGACTTTCTGGCGCTGTTCGCGGTGGTGACCGTGTTCAACTACTGGATCGGCCTGCGCATCGGCGCGGCCGGGGTGCGCACGAAAACGGCGCAGAAATGGCTGCTCCTCGGCGTGGCGGTGGACCTCTGCGTCCTCGGCTACTTCAAGTACGCCAATTTCGGCGTCGACAGCCTCAATGCCATCATTACCTCGTTCGGCATGGAGCCCTTCGTGCTCACGCACATCCTGCTGCCGATCGGGATCTCGTTCTATATTTTCGAGTCCATCAGCTACATCATCGACGTGTACCGCGGCGACACCCCGGCCACCCGCAACCTGATCGACTTCGCCGCGTTCGTGGCGATCTTTCCGCACCTGATCGCCGGCCCCGTGCTGCGCTTTCGCGACCTGGTGGACCAGTTCAACCACCGTACCCACACGGTGGACAAGTTCGCCGAAGGCTGTACGCGCTTCATGCAAGGCTTCATCAAGAAGGTCTTTATTGCTGACAGCATCGCGCCCATCGCCGACCACTGCTTTGCGCTTTCCGACCCCAGCATGGGCGACGCCTGGCTTGGCGCGCTGGCCTACACCGCGCAGCTGTACTTTGACTTCTCCGGCTACAGCGACATGGCCATCGGCCTCGGTCTGATGATGGGCTTTCGCTTCATCGAGAACTTCAACCAGCCGTACATCAGCCAGTCGATTACCGAGTTCTGGCGACGCTGGCACATCAGCCTCTCCACCTGGTTGCGCGACTACCTGTACATCAGCCTGGGCGGCAACCGCGGCACCACCTTCCAGACTTACCGCAACTTGTTCCTGACCATGCTGTTGGGCGGCCTGTGGCACGGCGCCAACTTCACCTACATCCTCTGGGGCGCCTGGCACGGCGCCTGGCTGGCCATTGAGCGTGCCCTGGGCGTGGACGCCGCGCCACGGGTGCTCTACCCGCTGAAGTGGGCCTTCACCTTCCTGCTGGTGGTGATCGGCTGGGTGATCTTCCGCGCCGAGAACCTCGACGTGGCCTGGCGCATGTACGCGGCCATGTTCAGCTTTGCCGACTGGCAGCTCTCCGAACTCTTGCGCGCCCAGCTCACCAGCCTGCAGATCGCCACCCTGGTGCTGGCCTATGTCGTGCTGGCCATCTTCGGCATCCGCCAGTTCCACGCCCAGCCACTGGCCGGCGCGCCCAAAGCCAGCATCCGTGAAGACCACGACGGCATCGCCATCAACGCCAACGGCAGCGCCGCCGTGGCGCGTCTGCGGATCGGCGCCGTGGCCTTCCACACTGCCGTGCTGCTGCTGTTCACCGTCTCGGTGTTAAAGCTCTCGGCGCAAAGCTTCTCGCCCTTCCTGTATTTCCAGTTCTGA